A window from Dehalococcoidia bacterium encodes these proteins:
- a CDS encoding SDR family oxidoreductase — protein sequence MRLAGRSAIITGGSRGIGRGVALVLAREGADVALLYRRDKDAALETVQAVRSLGRRAEAFQADVSDFAQVQEAIPKAIDFLGKVDILVNNAGIASRGNTLADTDVEEMHRVIGVHLFGAFYCTKLVLPVMRRQPRGDIFFISSRATQAFAPRHVPYAAAKAAMEAMARCLAKEERAYNIRVNVVAPGLVETEMGRRLVRATQGVQDIKELYPRMPFGRVIQPEDIGYLIAFLASPEAELISGQVIYIDGGGS from the coding sequence ATGCGTTTGGCTGGACGCTCGGCAATCATCACCGGAGGCTCGCGGGGCATAGGGCGCGGGGTGGCTCTGGTGCTGGCCCGCGAGGGGGCCGATGTGGCCCTCCTCTACCGACGGGACAAGGATGCGGCTCTGGAGACGGTGCAGGCCGTCCGTTCCCTGGGGCGGCGGGCCGAGGCCTTTCAGGCCGATGTGTCCGACTTCGCCCAGGTGCAGGAGGCCATCCCCAAGGCCATTGACTTTTTGGGGAAGGTGGACATCCTGGTGAACAATGCGGGCATCGCCTCCCGCGGCAACACCCTGGCCGATACCGATGTGGAGGAGATGCACCGTGTCATAGGGGTGCACCTGTTCGGGGCCTTTTACTGCACCAAGTTGGTGCTCCCTGTCATGCGTCGTCAGCCGCGGGGCGACATCTTCTTTATCTCCTCCCGCGCCACCCAGGCCTTCGCCCCCCGCCATGTGCCCTATGCAGCGGCCAAGGCGGCCATGGAGGCTATGGCCCGCTGTCTGGCCAAAGAGGAGCGGGCCTACAACATTCGGGTGAATGTGGTGGCCCCTGGCTTGGTCGAGACGGAGATGGGGCGACGCCTGGTGCGGGCTACCCAGGGGGTGCAGGACATCAAGGAACTCTACCCGCGCATGCCCTTCGGGCGCGTCATCCAGCCCGAGGACATCGGGTATCTCATCGCTTTCCTGGCCTCTCCCGAGGCGGAACTGATTTCGGGACAGGTGATCTACATAGACGGGGGTGGGTCGTAG
- a CDS encoding threonine/serine dehydratase, with protein MERPTLQDVLRARKIIAPYLPPTPLQYSPALSDLLGAEVYLKREDLQPIGAFKVRGGVHMLLTLPASERQRGVITASTGNHGQSIAYAARLVGAQCTIVMPQGANPLKARAIRRLGAQVLYHGQVFEDAREYAERLAQDAGLRYIHAVNEPLLIAGVATETVEILEAQPDIQAIFVPVGGGSGAAGASIVAKAVNPAIRVIAVQSAQAPAAYLSWKERRLVEAPMHTFAEGLATRQGYALTQRILWDLLDDFLLVSDEEIRQAMRLYLTECRIIAEGAGAAPLAGALQARERIRGQRVALIVSGGNVPIDQVRALLTSPGA; from the coding sequence ATGGAGCGCCCAACCCTGCAGGATGTCCTGCGCGCCCGCAAAATCATCGCCCCCTACCTGCCCCCCACGCCCCTCCAGTATTCCCCCGCCCTGTCGGATCTCCTGGGGGCCGAGGTATACCTGAAGCGGGAGGACCTCCAGCCCATCGGTGCCTTCAAGGTGCGGGGGGGTGTCCACATGCTGTTGACGCTACCCGCCTCCGAACGCCAGAGGGGGGTCATCACCGCCTCCACCGGCAACCACGGCCAATCCATCGCCTACGCCGCCCGCCTGGTCGGGGCGCAGTGCACCATCGTGATGCCCCAGGGGGCCAACCCCCTCAAGGCCCGGGCCATTCGCCGCCTGGGGGCGCAGGTGCTCTACCACGGTCAGGTCTTTGAGGACGCCCGTGAGTATGCCGAGCGCCTCGCCCAAGATGCGGGCCTCCGCTACATCCACGCCGTCAACGAGCCTCTGCTCATCGCCGGCGTGGCCACCGAAACTGTGGAGATCCTGGAAGCCCAGCCCGATATCCAGGCCATCTTCGTCCCCGTGGGCGGGGGCAGCGGGGCGGCGGGGGCCTCCATCGTGGCCAAAGCCGTCAATCCCGCCATCCGCGTCATCGCTGTGCAGTCGGCCCAGGCCCCCGCCGCCTACCTCTCCTGGAAGGAGCGCCGCCTCGTAGAGGCCCCCATGCACACCTTCGCCGAAGGGCTGGCCACCCGCCAGGGCTATGCCCTCACCCAGCGCATCCTCTGGGACCTGCTGGACGACTTCCTGCTGGTCTCCGACGAGGAGATTCGCCAAGCCATGCGCCTGTACCTGACCGAATGCCGTATCATTGCGGAGGGAGCGGGGGCGGCACCCCTGGCGGGGGCGCTCCAGGCGCGGGAGCGCATTCGGGGCCAGCGGGTCGCCCTCATCGTCAGCGGCGGGAATGTGCCCATAGACCAGGTGCGGGCACTGCTGACCTCCCCCGGAGCGTGA
- a CDS encoding ornithine cyclodeaminase family protein — translation MAIFLTEQDVQSLLTMQDALEAVEEGFRHWAQGQATNDPRRRLRVAGGYLQFMAAADHALNITGFKAYTTGRNGGFLVNIYRADTGELLAIMQAGWLGAVRTGAASGVATKYMARPDASIVGCIGAGYQARTQIEAVCAVRPVREVRVFSRTPDKRQAFAHEMTQRLGIPVRPVESAQACVEGAHIVITITTSRDPVFNGEWLSPGTHINAAGSNSWMRRELDETTIRRAHLIVADQVEDARVECGELLWAVERGIIRWDQVRDLRDVVGGIIPGRPSPDAITLFESQGLALEDIVTAWRIYQKAVERKVGISLPPFAS, via the coding sequence ATGGCGATTTTCCTCACCGAGCAGGATGTGCAGTCCCTCCTGACGATGCAGGACGCCTTGGAGGCAGTGGAGGAGGGCTTCCGCCATTGGGCACAGGGGCAGGCGACCAACGACCCCCGTCGGCGTCTGCGGGTGGCGGGGGGCTATTTGCAGTTCATGGCGGCCGCCGACCACGCCCTCAACATCACGGGCTTCAAGGCCTACACCACGGGGCGCAACGGCGGGTTCCTGGTGAACATCTACCGCGCCGACACAGGGGAACTGCTGGCCATCATGCAGGCGGGGTGGCTGGGGGCTGTGCGCACGGGGGCGGCGTCGGGCGTGGCGACGAAGTATATGGCGCGCCCCGATGCCTCCATCGTGGGGTGTATCGGGGCGGGCTACCAGGCCCGCACCCAGATCGAGGCGGTGTGCGCCGTGCGCCCGGTGCGTGAGGTACGGGTGTTCAGCCGCACCCCCGACAAGCGCCAGGCCTTCGCCCACGAGATGACCCAGCGCTTGGGCATCCCCGTCCGCCCCGTGGAGAGCGCCCAGGCATGTGTAGAGGGTGCGCACATTGTCATCACCATCACCACCAGCAGAGACCCCGTGTTCAACGGCGAATGGCTCTCCCCAGGCACCCACATCAACGCTGCGGGGAGCAACAGTTGGATGCGTCGGGAACTGGATGAGACCACCATTCGGCGTGCCCACCTGATCGTGGCCGACCAGGTGGAGGATGCCCGGGTGGAGTGTGGGGAACTCCTGTGGGCGGTGGAGCGGGGCATTATCCGCTGGGACCAGGTGCGCGACCTGCGGGATGTGGTGGGGGGTATCATCCCCGGGCGCCCCAGCCCCGACGCCATCACCCTCTTTGAGTCGCAAGGCCTGGCCCTGGAGGACATCGTCACGGCGTGGCGCATCTACCAGAAAGCGGTGGAACGGAAGGTGGGGATATCCCTGCCCCCCTTCGCCAGCTGA